A genomic segment from Aspergillus puulaauensis MK2 DNA, chromosome 1, nearly complete sequence encodes:
- a CDS encoding GIY-YIG nuclease family protein (COG:S;~EggNog:ENOG410PR6I;~InterPro:IPR018306;~PFAM:PF10544,PF13455) has product MTEAKDPRTPRQGALHPKNDDDCFSESDSLRSSLGSQASSIFSPNGSVSSDNTRSDWSPTPGTEGDNLKELSTLHIPSIKFEDTETVDGSLKEELEASADASTRKSMSTTSLRPKSNRLPRSTTTVIKAENGHIAKLNLLETYNQTVRDRHAPPTSSDLQTTRRRTFSLVVDFRFADNKRYGTARTASRIQSDIGVESDYVRAAMSRPEIRAEQDPAQADCLYSSTPGDSINNALASNEYKDEGDIKGPLAKLLPGSTCDLLIQDSLSCIATTTSTNRRCRKKIQRPDITAIRNQLANIHHCGVDAVEERINEILSLVLCHVHQRVARRQFPRLLEGPSSKHQPGSLLVLTRWLGKVFGGDYPISHSVDAKYPKTRRAQVNKPLPTGRLAPPQAFQPHQAALSNEPIQTELRKYLTRPLAPTDSTKTGFIYVFWYPGGFGHVKIGYAKDIEKRMNEWSKQCGRTPEKYFPSEQTDLEPVPHRFRVEQLVHAELARYRKVEPKCGKCGRRHVEWFEVDVNFAISVVQKWVNWMRERPYEPVELENGGIRWVLSKRHMDNIALLSTPSTHIPIRKPKPKRSSTRRKSVR; this is encoded by the coding sequence ATgacagaagcaaaagatCCTCGGACTCCCAGGCAGGGAGCTCTGCATCCAAAGAATGATGACGACTGTTTCTCAGAGTCGGATTCCCTACGCTCTTCGCTAGGATCCCAGGCGAGTTCGATATTCAGCCCTAACGGATCAGTCTCCAGTGACAATACTAGGTCTGACTGGTCTCCAACCCCGGGTACTGAAGGAGACAACTTAAAGGAACTGTCCACGCTCcacatcccatccatcaagTTTGAGGATACTGAGACGGTAGATGGGTCGCTAAAGGAAGAACTAGAAGCCTCAGCAGATGCCTCTACACGAAAGTCTATGAGTACCACAAGTCTTCGACCGAAGTCGAATCGTTTACCTCGATCAACAACGACAGTGATCAAGGCGGAGAACGGCCATATTGCAAAACTAAATCTTCTTGAAACATACAACCAGACCGTCAGAGACCGACATGCACCACCTACCTCAAGCGACCTGCAAACCACGCGACGACGAACGTTCAGTCTCGTCGTGGATTTTAGATTCGCAGATAACAAAAGATATGGAACGGCAAGAACAGCATCGCGAATTCAAAGCGACATCGGCGTCGAGTCAGACTATGTAAGAGCAGCAATGTCTCGGCCCGAGATTAGGGCTGAGCAGGATCCTGCGCAGGCTGATTGTTTATATTCATCAACACCTGGAGACTCGATCAATAACGCGCTTGCTTCGAATGAATACAAAGATGAAGGGGATATTAAAGGCCCACTAGCTAAGCTTCTCCCGGGTTCGACGTGCGATCTTCTTATTCAGGACAGCTTGTCATGTATCGCAACAACTACGAGCACCAATAGGCGATGCAGGAAAAAAATCCAACGACCCGACATTACTGCAATTCGTAACCAACtcgccaacatccaccaTTGCGGAGTTGACgctgttgaggaaagaaTAAACGAGATTCTGAGCTTGGTCCTATGCCATGTGCATCAGCGCGTTGCGAGGAGGCAGTTCCCTCGGTTGCTCGAAGGGCCATCGTCGAAACACCAACCTGGATCGCTACTAGTACTTACGAGATGGCTGGGAAAGGTCTTTGGGGGTGATTATCCGATCTCTCATTCAGTGGATGCTAAATACCCCAAAACAAGGAGAGCTCAAGTTAATAAACCGTTGCCAACAGGGAGACTTGCCCCTCCACAAGCCTTCCAACCGCATCAAGCAGCACTTTCCAATGAGCCCATCCAGACAGAGCTACGAAAATACCTCACTCGTCCGCTGGCACCTACGGATAGCACAAAGACAGGTTTCATATACGTCTTTTGGTACCCTGGGGGCTTTGGACACGTGAAGATAGGGTACGCcaaggatatcgagaagcgAATGAACGAATGGTCGAAGCAATGCGGGAGAACGCCAGAGAAGTACTTTCCTTCTGAACAAACAGATCTGGAACCCGTGCCTCACCGATTCCGAGTTGAGCAACTCGTCCACGCCGAGCTGGCCAGATATCGAAAGGTGGAGCCCAAATGTGGGAAGTGCGGGCGGAGGCACGTTGAATGGTTTGAAGTCGACGTGAACTTCGCTATATCCGTTGTACAGAAGTGGGTGAATTGGATGCGAGAACGTCCTTACGAGCCGGTTGAACTAGAGAATGGCGGGATCAGATGGGTGCTCTCTAAGCGGCATATGGATAATATTGCACTGCTCAGTACGCCATCTACGCATATACCTATACGTAAACCCAAGCCAAAACGATCCTCAACGCGTCGAAAGTCTGTCCGTTAG
- a CDS encoding uncharacterized protein (COG:G;~EggNog:ENOG410PU9A;~InterPro:IPR005829,IPR005828,IPR003663,IPR036259, IPR020846;~PFAM:PF00083,PF07690;~TransMembrane:11 (o12-30i93-111o117-141i153-172o184-205i273-295o307-326i338-358o364-383i404-426o432-455i);~go_component: GO:0016020 - membrane [Evidence IEA];~go_component: GO:0016021 - integral component of membrane [Evidence IEA];~go_function: GO:0022857 - transmembrane transporter activity [Evidence IEA];~go_process: GO:0055085 - transmembrane transport [Evidence IEA]) — protein sequence MFGIDLNFAHYKWAFIYCSVSALGALVFGYDNTYYSGILGMQEFKNDYGTQVIDGKKALATDFTSLTTSSIYIGDMLGALSSGVLNDRFGRKAVLLIAAFFVLAGGIAQVVDTHFEAVISVGRILIGIGVGNFTVTSLLYIGEVAPVEVRSPALYLFQFLQSCSQLVAAGLTQGTNGISSSLSYKLPMGGLVILPVAAFILVPFIPESPTWYVSRGRRDEAQSALRKIHRSNPTYDSSADLELLEKSREHEEEQLAASSWKSLLLDPIERKKLLWAAGGMYAQQICGIIFFYNYGVVFAQELGVSQPFTITLITMILQIIAVAISVLTANKLKRRSNLLYSTGLILLAFIIIGGIGTQKNLSTASKYVIVVFSYVVICAYNFGQGPLTFAITRELSVGVNQNKIISVSIFALYFFLWLISFTAPYLYNSAGLGPMVGFVYAGTTVTSLAWVWFCVGETQGRTRLEISLLVENGIPARRWGMHVFERGSTTAQEGVEKVDVSHVD from the exons ATGTTCGGCATCGATCTCAACTTCGCCCATTATAAATGGGCATTCATATACTGCTCGGTCTCCGCACTCGGGGCCCTGGTATTCGGCTACGACAACACCTACTACAGCGGCATTCTGGGAATGCAGGAATTCAAAAACGACTATGGGACGCAGGTCATCGACGGGAAAAAGGCGTTGGCTACCGACTTCACCTCCCTCACAACGTCAAGTATCTACATCGGTGACATGCTTGGAGCCTTGAGCTCGGGGGTATTGAATGATCGATTTGGCCGGAAAGCTGTTCTCTTGATTGCGGCATTCTTTGTCCTCGCTGGTGGTATTGCCCAGGTGGTAGATACTCACTTCGAGGCTGTTATCTCGGTTGGTCGGATATTGATTGGTATCGGAGTTGGTAACTTCACAGTGACTTCGCTTCTCTA TATTGGCGAGGTTGCCCCTGTCGAAGTTCGCAGCCCTGCGCTTTATCTGTTCCAGTTCCTGCAGTCTTGCTCCCAGCTTGTGGCGGCAGGCTTGACACAAGGCACGAATGGTATTAGCTCCTCGTTATCCTACAAACTACCCATGGGCGGCCTTGTTATACTTCCTGTGGCCGCCTTTATACTGGTTCCATTCATCCCGGAATCGCCAACCTGGTATGTCTCTCGCGGACGAAGAGACGAGGCCCAGAGTGCCCTGCGCAAGATCCACAGAAGCAATCCTACATATGACTCCTCAGCCGAtcttgagctcctcgagaAATCCCGTGAACacgaagaagagcagctggcAGCGTCATCATGGAAGTCGTTACTTCTCGACCCCATTGAGCGAAAGAAGTTGCTATGGGCCGCCGGAGGCATGTACGCCCAGCAGATCTGCGGTATCATCTTCTTCTATAATTACGGCGTTGTCTTCGCCCAGGAACTCGGTGTCTCCCAGCCGTTTACGATCACACTCATTACCATGATTCTGCAGATTATCGCCGTCGCCATTTCAGTGCTCACGGCGAATAAGCTCAAGAGACGCTCCAACCTCCTCTACAGCACGGGACTGATCCTCCTCGCATTCATTATCATCGGCGGTATCGGAACGCAGAAGAATCTCTCCACCGCGTCGAAATACGTGATCGTCGTCTTCTCATACGTCGTGATCTGCGCGTACAACTTCGGCCAGGGGCCCCTGACGTTCGCAATCACACGCGAGCTTTCGGTAGGCGTCAACCAGAACAAGATTATCTCGGTGTCGATCTTCGCTCTCTATTTCTTCCTGTGGTTGATTTCCTTCACGGCGCCGTATTTGTATAACAGTGCGGGACTGGGCCCGATGGTTGGGTTTGTTTATGCGGGCACGACTGTTACCTCGCTCGCGTGGGTTTGGTTTTGTGTTGGCGAGACGCAGGGGAGGACAAGGCTTGAGATTTCTTTGCTGGTTGAAAATGGGATTCCGGCGAGGAGGTGGGGCATGCATGTCTTCGAGCGTGGTTCTACTACTGCCCAGGAGGGAGTGGAAAAGGTAGATGTCTCCCATGTGGACTAA
- a CDS encoding zinc-dependent alcohol dehydrogenase (COG:Q;~EggNog:ENOG410PUZU;~InterPro:IPR013154,IPR013149,IPR002328,IPR036291, IPR011032,IPR020843;~PFAM:PF00107,PF08240,PF13602;~go_function: GO:0008270 - zinc ion binding [Evidence IEA];~go_function: GO:0016491 - oxidoreductase activity [Evidence IEA];~go_process: GO:0055114 - oxidation-reduction process [Evidence IEA]), whose protein sequence is MGSGIPQTQTVALVSSLGGTVEFKDDYPVPTAGRNEVLAKVLYTGVCQSDLHTKSGTAAGPDGTPITKIKLPHIGGHEGIGRILTLGPDITHSTGLKVGGLVGIRFASRICRRCEFCLAGTEQYCVRATNHLHHEDGSFQEYIALDADYLTVLPDDVDPVVMGPVLCAGLTAYKAVLNTKIQPGSWLVVVGAGGGLGHLAVQYARAQGSLVIGVDTGPGRREFVLGLGANEYIDFAREDPVQKVQAITGLGAHAVVVTAGSARAFANACDMLRVGGCLSCVGIPPGRPALETPICTIVIKGLRITGNLVGSLKECMDAVELVRRGVVKPVIKVRPFRDLPKVYEDMEKGDISGRVVLQVASD, encoded by the exons ATGGGCTCAGGCATCCCTCAAACCCAAACCGTCGCCTTGGTTTCCAGCCTCGGCGGCACCGTCGAGTTCAAAGACGACTACCCAGTTCCTACCGCCGGCCGCAATGAAGTCCTAGCCAAAGTCCTCTACACAGGCGTGTGCCAGAGCG accTACACACAAAATCCGGCACAGCAGCCGGCCCCGACGGCACGCCCATAACAAAAATCAAACTCCCCCACATCGGCGGGCACGAAGGGATCGGGCGAATCCTCACCCTAGGACCGGACATCACACACAGCACGGGTCTGAAGGTCGGCGGCCTGGTGGGCATCCGCTTCGCAAGCCGGATCTGCAGACGCTGCGAGTTCTGTCTCGCGGGCACAGAGCAGTACTGCGTGCGCGCGACAAACCATCTGCACCATGAGGACGGCAGTTTCCAGGAATATATTGCGCTGGATGCGGACTATTTGACGGTTCTGCCGGATGATGTGGATCCTGTTGTTATGGGGCCGGTGCTTTGTGCGGGGTTGACTGCTTATAAG GCGGTGCTCAATACAAAGATCCAGCCTGGGAGTTGGTTAGTTGTTGTTGGGGCTGGCGGTGGTCTTGGACATCTAGCAG TACAATATGCCCGCGCCCAAGGATCCCTCGTTATCGGGGTAGATACCGGACCCGGGCGACGAGAATtcgtcctcggcctcggcgccAACGAGTACATCGATTTCGCGCGCGAGGATCCCGTCCAGAAAGTGCAAGCAATAACCGGGCTAGGTGCCCACGCGGTGGTTGTGACAGCCGGCAGCGCCAGGGCGTTTGCAAATGCCTGTGATATGTTACGGGTGGGAGGGTGTTTGAGCTGTGTGGGTATTCCACCTGGCCGGCCGGCTCTGGAGACGCCGATCTGTACGATTGTGATTAAGGGATTGAGGATTACGGGTAATCTTGTTGGGTCTTTGAAGGAGTGCATGGACGCGGTTGAGCTGGTGCGGAGGGGGGTTGTGAAGCCAGTTATTAAGGTGAGGCCGTTCAGGGACTTGCCGAAGGTCTATGAGGATATGGAGAAGGGGGATATCTCTGGGAGAGTGGTCCTTCAAGTTGCCAGTGATTGA
- a CDS encoding NmrA/HSCARG family protein (COG:S;~EggNog:ENOG410PND0;~InterPro:IPR036291,IPR008030;~PFAM:PF13460,PF05368), with amino-acid sequence MSKIITIVGATGIQGGSVIKALLAANNNNPSTKPYTIRAITRNPNSPAARALSLSSKDIQVIQADLADPASLKAAFTGTHAIFAVTNFFENLPTLGIRGAIDSETELGINLANAAAQTLETLEHYIWSTLPDSKANTDGEVVVPYYESKNAVDRYIRSALPRLLEKTTFVWFGWYASNMLSPTFHPMRIHGVGPDGGGTYVTLVNVDPATKVPLLGDEGVNVGLFARAVLENPGLTLPGRVVAGVVEERAIGDVVEAFGKAKGIRARGVQVSREDYRRLWPGLGDVMDVSNSYFEVMDGKAFTSTDEVLTKEDLCVEGLVGVGNAFARLPLLE; translated from the coding sequence ATGTCCAAAATAATCACCATCGTCGGCGCAACAGGAATCCAAGGAGGCTCTGTAATCAAAGCCCTTCtcgccgccaacaacaataaccccAGTACCAAGCCCTACACCATCCGCGCAATAACCCGCAACCCAAACAGCCCCGCCGCACGAGCTCTATCTCTCTCCTCGAAAGACATCCAAGTAATCCAAGCCGACCTAGCCGACCCAGCCTCTCTAAAAGCCGCATTCACCGGAACACATGCAATCTTCGCCGTGACGAATTTCTTCGAGAACCTACCCACGCTGGGCATTCGCGGGGCAATAGACTCCGAAACCGAACTAGGGATTAACCTCGCCAACGCAGCAGCGCAGACCTTGGAAACACTAGAGCACTATATCTGGTCAACGCTGCCTGACTCCAAGGCAAACACAGAcggggaggtggtggtgccTTACTACGAGAGTAAGAACGCGGTTGATCGGTATATCCGCTCTGCTTTGCCCAGATTACTGGAGAAGACGACGTTTGTCTGGTTTGGGTGGTATGCGAGTAATATGCTGAGTCCGACTTTCCATCCGATGAGGATTCATGGTGTTGGTCCGGATGGGGGTGGGACGTATGTGACTTTGGTGAATGTGGATCCGGCTACGAAGGTGCCGCTTTTGGGGGATGAGGGGGTGAATGTGGGACTTTTTGCGAGGGCTGTCTTGGAGAATCCCGGCTTGACGTTGCCTGGGAGGGTTgtggctggggtggtggaggagagggcgatTGGGGATGTGGTTGAGGCGTTTGGAAAGGCGAAGGGGATTCGGGCGAGGGGTGTGCAGGTTAGTAGGGAGGATTATAGGAGGTTGTGGCCTGGTTTAGGTGATGTTATGGATGTTTCGAACTCCTACTTCGAGGTCATGGATGGGAAGGCTTTTACTAGTACTGATGAGGTCCTAACCAAGGAGGATCTCTGTGTggagggcttggttggagTGGGTAATGCATTTGCGAGATTGCCATTGCTGGAGTAA
- a CDS encoding putative C6 transcription factor (COG:K;~EggNog:ENOG410PWBZ) — MAQLHLAPIWDGSLFVDSSVMGRICLRIRDNYNCDRGNIGICGVLTSFFLHVYHAKLNQRTAAMMYIQEAIAGARMLRLDKMSSRLHNVTYSHLIVNKELIFPLLWVTERGYALHLNVSPLYTESLSLPEIAISSTIDDHARGLLDLVRLFVAFDHISVRQPHASIASTPCLIDTETKLSSVRLTDDQISARTADCHITREWMRTILWQKALAFGLLSSSSYTAMMNFGFPGQIGRDLLRSLRYFTAADLLPLGRDQLLKCFEIASTLADTILLTSATSYSAREFGPQDFLHALYQKLLPSLEQDSVLKSNLRSKMAEALVTAPARLLMEPTSMEPEDSRHYTAADGIDFTV; from the exons ATGGCGCAGCTGCATCTTGCGCCGATCTGGGATGGCTCGTTGTTTGTGGATAGCTCGGTGATGGGAAGGATTTGTCTGCGAATTAGAGATAATTATAACTGCGACCGGGGGAATATCGGGATTTGCGGTGTTCTTACTTCGTTTTTCCTGCATGTTTATCATGCGAAGTTGAACCAGCGAACGGCTGCTATGATGTATATCCAGGAGGCTATAGCTGGGGCTCGCATGTTGCGTTTGGATAAGATGTCTTCACGGTTGCACAACGTGACATACAGCCATTTAATCGTCAACAAGGAGTTGATTTTTCCCTTGCTGTGGGTTACAGAGAG GGGCTACGCTCTGCATCTCAATGTTTCTCCATTATACACCGAGTCACTATCGTTACCGGAAATTGCGATTAGCTCTACTATTGACGACCATGCCCGCGGTCTACTCGATCTTGTCCGGCTGTTCGTTGCATTCGACCATATATCCGTACGCCAGCCTCACGCCAGCATTGCGTCCACACCTTGTCTAATAGATACCGAGACGAAACTCTCCTCAGTCCGTCTAACTGACGACCAGATCTCCGCCAGGACGGCAGACTGCCATATCACCCGGGAATGGATGAGGACTATCCTCTGGCAAAAGGCGCTTGCCTTTGGGCTCCTGTCTTCGAGCTCTTACACGGCGATGATGAACTTTGGCTTCCCTGGACAGATTGGACGGGATCTTCTACGGTCGTTACGGTATTTCACTGCTGCGGATTTGCTGCCTTTGGGGCGGGATCAG TTATTGAAATGCTTCGAAATAGCAAGCACCCTGGCAGATACTATCCTTCTCACTTCAGCTACGTCTTATTCTGCCCGCGAGTTCGGGCCGCAGGACTTTCTGCATGCGTTGTATCAGAAACTGCTTCCATCTCTTGAACAGGATTCAGTGTTGAAGTCTAACTTGCGGAGTAAGATGGCGGAGGCCCTGGTTACGGCGCCGGCGAGATTGTTGATGGAGCCGACTAGTATGGAGCCAGAAGACTCCAGACACTACACAGCGGCAGATGGGATCGACTTTACCgtataa
- a CDS encoding sugar porter family MFS transporter (COG:G;~EggNog:ENOG410PHVM;~InterPro:IPR005829,IPR005828,IPR003663,IPR036259, IPR020846;~PFAM:PF00083,PF07690;~TransMembrane:10 (n12-23c28/29o65-84i96-114o120-141i153-171o183-205i276-295o315-335i342-364o376-402i445-464o);~go_component: GO:0016020 - membrane [Evidence IEA];~go_component: GO:0016021 - integral component of membrane [Evidence IEA];~go_function: GO:0022857 - transmembrane transporter activity [Evidence IEA];~go_process: GO:0055085 - transmembrane transport [Evidence IEA]), whose amino-acid sequence MAVSGEKKKPFFGLTGGWLTFWVTVACATDMTLFGYDQGVFSGVVITQDFLELHDLVGPTKTKTLSTVTAIYDVGCFLGAILAFTVGERLGRKKALLLGTTIMAVGAILQTTSFSLPQMFVGRIISGIGNGVNTATAPIWQTETSQLKWRGKLVMLEMMMNIAGYAFVNWINYGLSFAGGAVAWRFPLALQLLFIAILWSTTPWLPESPRWLLAHGREEEAIEVLSCLEAKAPTDPFVITQRNEIEFAIQYERENAVPWRDLLKSRPNDTNSLRRLLLGAGSQFMQQFGGINIMSYYLPTVLTKSVGLDEETARLLTACNAVSYFVFSGMAALLVERMGRRGLMLLSTFGQFICFLVITVLLSFAESSSTGNGQAFGSASVAFIFLFHASFGIGMLGVPWLYPTEINSLPMRTKGAAVATATDWITNFVIVEITPIGIQNIGWKFWIVWTVTNLSFLPVLYFFYPETANRSLEDIDAYYRTDPSLIVIGDPDAICKRRPQKYIDHEDAEIQRTAASKVIDTGAEHVEVTGSMDDRN is encoded by the exons ATGGCGGTTTCAggcgagaagaaaaagcccTTTTTTGGGCTGACGGGTGGATGGCTTACCTTTTGGGTCACG GTTGCCTGCGCGACTGACATGACTCTATTTGGCTACGACCAGGGCGTTTTCA GCGGCGTGGTTATAACGCAGGACTTCCTCGAGCTCCACGATCTGGTCGGCCCTACAAAAACCAAGACACTTTCTACTGTGACAGCCATCTACGACGTGGGCTGTTTCCTAGGCGCTATTCTGGCTTTCACGGTTGGCGAGCGCCTGGGACGCAAGAAGGCTCTTTTGCTGGGCACGACTATTATGGCGGTTGGTGCGATTCTGCAGACGACCTCGTTTAGTCTGCCGCAGATGTTTGTGGGCCGGATTATATCTGG TATAGGGAATGGAGTAAACACGGCCACGGCTCCGATATGGCAAACAG AAACGTCTCAACTAAAGTGGCGCGGTAAACTGGTGATGCTcgagatgatgatgaacatTGCCGGCTATGCTTTTGTCAATTGGATCAACTACGGTCTCTCTTTCGCTGGCGGTGCTGTTGCCTGGCGATTCCCATTAGCTCTGCAACTGCTATTCATCGCGATCCTATGGAGTACAACACCATGGCTTCCTGAATCCCCTCG ATGGCTCCTCGCCCatggccgagaagaagaagcaatcGAAGTCCTCAGCTGTCTCGAAGCAAAAGCACCCACAGACCCATTCGTGATAACGCAGCGCAACGAAATCGAATTCGCCATCCAGTACGAGCGCGAGAACGCAGTGCCGTGGCGCGATTTACTCAAGAGCCGCCCAAACGACACGAACAGTCTCCGGCGTCTCCTTCTAGGCGCCGGCAGCCAGTTCATGCAGCAGTTCGGCGGCATCAATATCATGTCTTACTATCTGCCTACGGTGCTGACGAAGTCTGTTGGATTAGACGAGGAGACGGCACGGCTGTTGACGGCGTGTAATGCCGTCTCCTATTTCGTATTCTCGGGCATGGCGGCCCTGCTTGTTGAACGGATGGGGAGAAGGGGGTTGATGCTTCTGTCGACGTTTGGTCAGTTTATTTGTTTTCTGGTTATTACTGTTCTATTATCGTTTGCGGAGAGCTCAAGTACTGGTAACGGGCAGGCATTTGGGTCTGCGTCTGTGGCTTTTATCTTCCTGTTCCATGCGAGCTTTGGAATCGGCATGCTGGGTGTTCCGTGGCTGTATCCGACGGAGATTAATTCGCTGccgatgaggacgaagggGGCTGCTGTGGCTACTGCTACTGACTG GATCACGAATTTCGTTATTGTGGAAATCACCCCAATTGGGATCCAGAATATCGGCTGGAAGTTCTGGATTGTCTGGACTGTAACTAATCTGAGTTTCCTCCCTGTGCTATACTTCTTCTATCCAGAGACAG CAAACCGCAGCCTTGAAGATATCGACGCCTATTACCGCACCGACCCGTCGCTTATTGTCATCGGGGACCCAGACGCCATCTGCAAGAGACGACCGCAGAAATATATCGATCATGAGGATGCGGAAATTCAACGAACAGCTGCCAGCAAGGTGATTGATACTGGGGCGGAGCATGTTGAGGTTACTGGATCAATGGATGACAGGAATTAA
- a CDS encoding uncharacterized protein (COG:S;~EggNog:ENOG410PZFB) → MTITELLWPPFKPDTQSQAEFAAKSPEIFSHFVGIPGLKDFFCGRVIYDNGEPVDERSGRGALILEWDGLPSIHAFYPHSETFRSFISLVKPYLTGPDTPQFFEAVVSAAGCAETGVTQVLKVAKGEETEAVWRRLQEAIGGSYGPAKTVFSYANGVEKEEGVFLGIVGWPTLEDYQRSRMDKEVVGLIRELGAGEDVFDVVVQLERMAV, encoded by the exons atgaccATCACCGAACTCCTCTGGCCGCCCTTCAAACCAGACACCCAGTCCCAGGCCGAATTCGCCGCCAAATCTCCCGAAATCTTCTCTCACTTCGTGGGAATTCCCGGTCTAAAGGACTTCTTCTGCGGACGAGTCATCTACGATAACGGTGAGCCCGTTGACGAGAGGAGTGGCCGGGGGGCTCTGATTCTCG aatggGATGGTCTCCCCTCAATCCACGCATTCTATCCGCACTCGGAGACATTCCGGTCATTTATCAGTCTTGTGAAACCGTACCTCACGGGCCCGGATACCCCGCAGTTTTTTGAGGCTGTGGTTTCGGCTGCCGGATGTGCTGAGACGGGTGTTACGCAGGTTCTTAAAGTAGCGAAAGGGGAGGAGACGGAAGCGGTATGGAGGCGTCTGCAGGAGGCCATTGGGGGGTCTTATGGGCCTGCGAAGACGGTATTTTCGTATGCGAAtggggttgagaaggaggagggggtgttTTTGGGGATTGTTGGGTGGCCGACACTAGAGGATTATCAGCGGTCGAGGATGGATAAGGAGGTTGTTGGTCTGATTAGGGAGTTGGGGGCTGGTGAGGACGTGTTTGATGTTGTGGTCCAGCTGGAGCGGATGGCTGTTTGA
- a CDS encoding uncharacterized protein (COG:S;~EggNog:ENOG410PQ9Y;~InterPro:IPR044053;~go_function: GO:0016491 - oxidoreductase activity [Evidence IEA]), producing MATDVQAKLTYLQWQPSYTHTRPYRIGQLVGRRKSKKQKEGEKTTNLVFCVAEHAETIKDIRGLNGSSFNLDANGFAYLKCPRPALANAYDYSDPGKIENIFLPECKDILKHYVEGADEVLIFDWKIRKRKSAKERRRRNPNLQGFARQVHIDTLLTRDEIGTPMMERIRNHLPAESQHLLSGRVQLINFWRPISGPVEDHPIAVCDRRTLDPSNLIETDMIRGEYTGTMLYPQYEPNGTCQWYYMNGQDVEDVLLFKGFDTRESSVKCE from the exons ATGGCTACAGATGTTCAGGCAAAGTTGACATATCTCCAATGGCAACCCAGCTACACCCACACGCGGCCATATCGCATTGGACAGCTCGTCGGACGGAGAAAGtccaagaagcagaaagagGGTGAGAAGACAACAAACTTGGTATTCTGCGTGGCAGAGCATGCGGaaactataaaagatatcAGGGGGTTGAATGGCTCTTCGTTTAATCTTGACGCCAATGGGTTTGCCTACTTGAAATGTCCGCGGCCTGCTCTTGCAAATGCATATGATTACTCGGATCCTGGAAAGATTGAAAATATCTTCCTGCCCGAGTGCAAGGACATCTTGAAACATTATGTTGAGGGAGCTGACGAGGTTTTGATTTTTGATTGGAAG atcagaaagagaaaaagtgCAAAAGAGCGACGAAGGAGAAACCCAAATTTGCAGGGCTTTGCCCGCCAGGTCCATATTG ATACACTCCTAACCCGAGACGAGATCGGAACTCCCATGATGGAACGTATTCGAAACCATCTCCCCGCAGAATCACAGCACCTTCTTTCCGGGCGAGTCCAACTGATCAA TTTTTGGCGACCAATAAGTGGACCGGTTGAAGACCACCCGATTGCCGTTTGTGATAGACGGACCCTGGATCCATCCAATTTGATCGAAACTGATATGATACGCGGTGAGTATACCGGCACTATGCTTTATCCGCAGTATGAGCCGAATGGGACATGTCAGTGGTACTATATGAATGGACAAGACGTGGAAGATGTCCTTCTTTTCAAAGGATTTGATACGAGGGAAAGCAGTGTCAAGTGTGAGTGA